One window of Pseudocalidococcus azoricus BACA0444 genomic DNA carries:
- a CDS encoding asparagine synthase-related protein, which translates to MSSIFGIIHHQAALNPEYLGRMQTSMAYWGQDGSGLWSENQVGLGHLLRHNTPESVYEVLPRVRARGLVITATARIDNRIELCQLLNIAPLEQGMTPDSELIIQAYEKWGLACVDRLLGSWAVAIWHPEQEKLWIARDACGTGGLYYTQQGGLFAFASSLKGILALPPVSRQPNLLEVAHVLTAWPSDGVQTCYENIFHLPPGHTLTLTQGELNIQRYWDVDDIQPLELSSSQAYLDAFLEVYTQAVTSHLRSFKPVGATMSGGLDSGSVCALAAKQLREQHQNLPVFTHVPLYDTQGITHPRRFGDESPFVEANRQFIGNVEVHYLRSEGITPLASLEQKLWINEQPSHAAANFFWMIDLLQTVQNMGLGTVLTGQGGNSTISWGGLPASWRTHLKEGNWDVLWSKVQRARVSPQQTLIRFLPKFLRPRPLRPTSSGLVWLDYSAINPAWAKSFQIDQKMAASGHDPTFQQSDLLAERRDLIRHTSQKANTLWQEMGAAYSVEVRDPTLDKRVIEFCLGIPTSVYRDRHLNRALIRQAMVGVLPDKVRLNQAKGLQAADIAFRVRDHQGEIANALHQLSASPLAQEMLDLPKMHQVLASIQAGITQANSGDCGTILLRGLGCGLFLASFT; encoded by the coding sequence ATGAGTAGTATTTTTGGCATCATCCATCACCAGGCCGCCCTCAACCCTGAATATCTAGGTAGAATGCAAACCAGCATGGCCTATTGGGGGCAAGATGGGTCGGGACTATGGTCAGAAAACCAGGTTGGCTTGGGGCATCTTTTACGCCATAACACCCCAGAATCCGTTTATGAAGTCTTACCCAGGGTCAGAGCGAGAGGTCTGGTCATCACTGCCACTGCCAGGATTGATAACCGGATAGAGCTTTGCCAACTTCTGAATATTGCCCCTCTGGAGCAGGGGATGACCCCCGACAGTGAGTTGATCATCCAGGCCTATGAGAAATGGGGTCTGGCCTGTGTGGATCGCCTGCTGGGTTCCTGGGCGGTGGCCATTTGGCATCCTGAACAAGAAAAACTCTGGATTGCCCGCGATGCCTGTGGCACAGGTGGACTGTACTACACCCAACAGGGTGGGCTTTTTGCCTTTGCCAGTTCCCTCAAAGGAATATTAGCCCTGCCCCCAGTCTCTCGACAACCGAATTTATTAGAAGTGGCCCATGTGCTCACTGCCTGGCCCAGTGATGGGGTACAAACCTGCTATGAAAACATTTTCCATCTGCCCCCAGGCCACACTCTAACCTTGACCCAGGGTGAACTAAACATCCAGCGATATTGGGATGTTGACGATATTCAACCCCTTGAACTCAGTTCCTCCCAGGCCTATTTGGATGCGTTCTTAGAGGTTTATACCCAGGCCGTAACAAGCCATTTACGCAGTTTCAAACCCGTCGGCGCGACCATGAGCGGGGGGCTAGATTCGGGTTCGGTCTGTGCCTTAGCCGCAAAACAACTCCGAGAACAGCATCAAAATTTACCCGTGTTTACCCATGTACCCCTCTATGACACCCAAGGCATTACCCATCCGCGGCGGTTTGGTGATGAATCCCCCTTTGTGGAAGCGAATCGGCAATTTATCGGCAATGTGGAGGTTCACTATTTAAGAAGTGAAGGGATAACGCCCCTGGCTAGCCTGGAACAAAAACTCTGGATCAATGAGCAACCCAGTCATGCGGCGGCAAACTTTTTTTGGATGATCGATCTCTTACAAACCGTGCAGAACATGGGTCTGGGAACAGTTTTAACAGGACAAGGGGGCAATTCCACAATTTCTTGGGGCGGGTTGCCTGCCTCTTGGCGGACTCACTTAAAAGAAGGGAACTGGGATGTCCTGTGGAGCAAAGTTCAGCGAGCCCGTGTATCCCCACAGCAAACCTTGATTCGCTTCCTGCCCAAATTTTTGCGGCCTCGGCCTCTTAGACCCACATCCTCTGGACTAGTCTGGCTAGATTACTCTGCGATTAACCCGGCCTGGGCAAAATCATTTCAGATTGATCAAAAAATGGCTGCATCCGGCCACGACCCTACATTTCAACAGTCAGATTTGTTAGCTGAACGCCGTGACCTGATCCGACATACGAGCCAAAAAGCAAATACCCTCTGGCAAGAAATGGGTGCCGCCTACAGCGTTGAGGTTCGGGATCCGACCCTGGATAAACGGGTGATCGAATTTTGTTTAGGGATTCCCACCTCGGTCTATCGAGATCGGCATCTGAATCGGGCTTTAATTCGCCAGGCCATGGTGGGTGTGCTTCCCGACAAAGTCCGCCTGAATCAGGCTAAAGGTTTACAGGCCGCTGATATTGCCTTTCGGGTGCGGGATCATCAGGGCGAAATTGCCAACGCCTTGCACCAGCTAAGCGCATCTCCCCTGGCCCAAGAGATGTTAGATTTACCTAAAATGCATCAAGTATTGGCATCCATCCAGGCCGGGATCACCCAAGCCAACTCTGGAGACTGCGGGACAATTTTATTGCGGGGCCTGGGTTGTGGACTGTTCCTGGCTAGTTTTACATAA
- the corA gene encoding magnesium/cobalt transporter CorA — protein MPQAHEADEPEEPSYFEYFFDQPGAMPGTLSIEEDAPPPNIILIDYNADQAQRVHLEQPELITPYLDRESVSWIDVQGLGNEDILRRVGQVFGLHPIVLEDVVNVPQRPKVEDHQDQVLVITRMVTPKEDLKGFYAEQVSFILGKYYLLTVQEEPDRDCFGLVRQRIRTSRGLIRQHGADYLAYSLIDAIIDGFFPVLEDYGERIELLETQVVTHPTRQTLEEIHKVRRELLSLRRAIWPQRDAINALIRDSNDLISPEVRIYLRDCYDHAIQVLDMVETYRELAASLMDVYLSSVSNKMNEIMKLLTIISTVFIPLTFIVGVYGMNFNTEISPWNMPELNWRWGYPACWAVMLSIAGSLFYFFWRKGWFQDQSQVELD, from the coding sequence ATCCCCCAGGCCCATGAGGCAGATGAACCCGAAGAGCCTTCCTATTTTGAATATTTCTTTGATCAACCAGGGGCTATGCCCGGCACCCTGAGTATTGAAGAAGATGCCCCACCCCCGAACATTATTTTGATTGACTACAACGCTGACCAGGCCCAGCGGGTTCATTTGGAGCAACCAGAACTAATCACCCCCTATTTAGACCGGGAATCTGTCTCCTGGATTGATGTCCAAGGCCTGGGAAATGAGGATATTTTGCGCCGGGTCGGGCAAGTGTTTGGTTTACATCCGATTGTTTTAGAAGATGTGGTCAATGTTCCCCAACGCCCCAAGGTGGAAGATCATCAGGATCAGGTCTTAGTGATTACCCGCATGGTCACACCCAAGGAAGACCTGAAAGGATTTTATGCCGAACAGGTGAGTTTTATTCTTGGGAAATATTATCTCCTCACTGTTCAAGAAGAACCAGATCGAGATTGTTTTGGCCTGGTACGGCAACGGATCCGCACAAGTCGGGGGCTAATTCGCCAACATGGGGCAGATTATTTAGCCTACAGCCTCATTGATGCCATTATTGATGGGTTCTTCCCAGTTTTAGAAGACTACGGCGAGCGCATTGAACTCTTAGAAACCCAAGTGGTTACCCATCCCACCCGGCAAACCCTGGAGGAAATTCACAAAGTCCGGCGCGAACTTCTCTCTCTCCGCCGCGCCATTTGGCCCCAACGGGATGCAATTAACGCCCTAATTCGAGATAGTAATGATCTGATTAGCCCTGAGGTGCGGATCTATTTACGGGATTGCTATGACCATGCCATTCAAGTCTTGGATATGGTGGAAACCTATCGGGAACTGGCAGCGAGTTTAATGGATGTTTACCTGTCTTCGGTGAGCAACAAAATGAACGAGATTATGAAGCTTCTAACGATTATCTCGACTGTGTTTATTCCCTTAACCTTTATTGTGGGGGTCTATGGGATGAACTTCAATACGGAGATTTCCCCTTGGAATATGCCGGAGTTAAATTGGCGCTGGGGCTATCCGGCCTGTTGGGCGGTAATGTTGAGTATTGCCGGAAGTTTATTTTATTTCTTTTGGCGCAAAGGTTGGTTTCAGGATCAATCCCAGGTGGAGTTGGATTAG
- the rppA gene encoding two-component system response regulator RppA, translating into MRILFAEDEVELAAPLGRILGQAGYAVQLVHDGAAALDALTQPPMNGYDLVILDWMLPQVSGLEVCQQLRKMGNLTPVLFLTARDTLDDRVQGLDAGADDYLIKPFELRELLARVRALLRRQGASTMNQIISLGGLELDSESRLAYRNGRVITLAEKETQLLAYFLAHPQQVLTHDEIRNYLWPGHHPPSSNVLAAQIRLLRRKIERPGETVLIHTIYGKGYRFGEQLEDAPADLT; encoded by the coding sequence GTGCGGATTCTATTTGCGGAAGATGAAGTTGAATTAGCGGCTCCCCTCGGCCGGATATTGGGACAAGCGGGGTATGCGGTGCAATTAGTCCATGATGGGGCCGCGGCCCTAGATGCTCTGACTCAACCGCCCATGAACGGATATGACTTGGTGATTTTGGATTGGATGTTGCCCCAGGTTTCTGGCCTGGAAGTCTGTCAGCAATTACGAAAAATGGGCAATCTCACCCCAGTCTTGTTTTTAACTGCCCGCGATACCCTCGATGATCGTGTCCAGGGCCTCGATGCCGGTGCAGATGACTATCTGATTAAGCCCTTTGAGCTGCGGGAATTATTAGCGCGAGTCCGGGCCCTGTTGCGGCGACAAGGGGCTTCAACGATGAATCAAATTATCTCTCTGGGTGGCCTGGAATTAGATAGTGAGAGTCGCTTGGCCTATCGTAATGGGCGCGTCATAACCTTGGCCGAGAAGGAAACCCAACTCCTGGCCTATTTTTTGGCCCACCCTCAGCAAGTCCTGACCCATGATGAGATTCGCAACTATCTCTGGCCTGGCCACCACCCACCCAGCAGCAATGTTTTAGCGGCCCAAATTCGCTTACTCCGGCGGAAAATTGAACGTCCTGGTGAAACAGTCCTCATTCACACGATCTATGGCAAAGGCTATCGGTTTGGGGAACAACTTGAAGACGCTCCAGCGGATCTCACCTAA
- the dapF gene encoding diaminopimelate epimerase: MKLAFSKYHGLGNDFILIDNRAQRELLVTATQAQQLCDRHFGVGANGVIFLCATTDPACDYQMAMYNSDGSVAEMCGNGIRCLAKFIAALESHALDQAWIYRVQTLAGVMTLNLQTDGRVSVNMGTPKLLASEIPTTLTEPDQKVIDIPLDVAGQTWQLTCVSMGNPHAITFVENVAAIPLAELGPQFEHHSLFPQRTNTEFVEVIRPDYLKMRVWERGAGATLACGTGACATVVAGVLTQRALPQATVELPGGCLDIDWQQTTQTIYMTGPANHVFDGVTDLED, encoded by the coding sequence ATGAAATTAGCATTTAGCAAATACCACGGCCTGGGTAACGATTTTATTCTGATTGATAATCGCGCTCAGAGGGAGTTGTTAGTCACCGCCACTCAGGCCCAGCAGCTTTGTGATCGGCATTTTGGGGTTGGGGCAAATGGGGTTATTTTCCTCTGTGCTACCACTGATCCGGCCTGTGATTACCAAATGGCCATGTATAACAGTGACGGCTCCGTGGCGGAAATGTGCGGCAATGGGATTCGCTGTTTGGCCAAGTTTATTGCGGCCTTAGAGTCCCACGCGCTTGACCAGGCCTGGATATACCGAGTGCAAACCTTGGCCGGGGTCATGACTCTCAATTTGCAAACCGATGGCCGGGTCAGTGTCAATATGGGAACTCCCAAATTACTCGCCAGCGAAATCCCGACGACCTTGACCGAGCCGGATCAAAAAGTGATTGATATTCCCCTAGATGTGGCTGGACAGACTTGGCAACTCACCTGTGTCAGTATGGGTAATCCCCACGCCATTACGTTTGTTGAGAATGTCGCTGCTATCCCTCTGGCTGAATTGGGGCCGCAGTTTGAACATCACTCCTTGTTTCCGCAACGCACGAACACCGAATTTGTCGAGGTTATCCGACCGGATTATCTCAAGATGCGAGTTTGGGAACGGGGGGCTGGGGCGACCTTGGCCTGTGGAACGGGGGCCTGTGCAACGGTGGTGGCGGGAGTCTTAACTCAACGGGCTTTACCTCAAGCAACGGTTGAACTGCCGGGCGGGTGTCTGGATATTGATTGGCAGCAAACAACACAAACGATTTATATGACGGGGCCGGCTAACCATGTGTTTGATGGGGTTACTGATTTAGAGGACTAG
- a CDS encoding DUF2092 domain-containing protein, producing MHIQSFVPKLSFLVLTLLAWGTTATEAQSQTPPNVNPIDPAAIKILKAMGEQLQAAQTFSFTATTAYESPSRLGPPLVYFSSSQVLVQRPNNLRVITTADGPRSEFYYNGQTMVAFAPNENLVATAAAPNNLDDALKEAYQKASIYFPFTDFIVSNPHEDLIKELKFAFVVGQSQVVGGTTTDIVALGNDQIFAQVWIGAKDHLPRALRAVYRDDPSRLRHQVEFSNWLLNPPVTATMFTPTNTAKALKIPFAAPVILNPPKPSSK from the coding sequence ATGCACATCCAATCCTTTGTTCCTAAATTATCATTCCTGGTATTAACCCTCCTGGCCTGGGGAACAACAGCAACAGAAGCGCAGTCCCAAACTCCTCCCAATGTCAATCCGATTGATCCGGCGGCGATTAAAATCCTCAAAGCCATGGGCGAACAATTACAAGCAGCGCAGACATTCTCCTTTACCGCTACTACGGCCTATGAAAGTCCATCTCGGCTTGGGCCACCCCTAGTCTATTTTTCATCCTCCCAAGTGCTGGTTCAACGTCCCAACAACCTGCGGGTGATTACCACAGCCGACGGCCCAAGAAGTGAGTTTTATTACAATGGCCAGACGATGGTAGCCTTTGCCCCCAATGAAAATCTTGTCGCCACTGCTGCTGCCCCGAATAACTTAGATGATGCTCTTAAGGAAGCCTACCAAAAAGCCTCCATTTACTTTCCATTCACGGATTTTATTGTCTCTAATCCCCATGAAGACTTGATCAAGGAATTAAAATTTGCCTTTGTGGTGGGGCAATCGCAAGTTGTGGGAGGAACAACCACCGATATTGTTGCGCTTGGGAATGATCAAATCTTCGCCCAGGTTTGGATTGGAGCCAAGGATCACCTCCCCCGCGCATTACGGGCAGTCTATCGGGATGATCCCTCACGGTTACGGCATCAGGTTGAATTTTCAAATTGGCTGCTCAATCCGCCTGTGACTGCCACGATGTTTACCCCGACCAATACCGCCAAGGCCCTCAAAATTCCCTTTGCTGCTCCTGTGATCCTCAATCCGCCAAAACCCTCTAGCAAATAA
- a CDS encoding PqqD family protein: MTSSPKLQIPDHIVYQDIDGELVLLDLNQGVYYGLKDVGKRCWELIAENQDRTGIIEAVVQEYDVSPELLISDLDTLLADFTTKGLVTIAE, from the coding sequence ATGACTTCATCCCCAAAGCTTCAAATTCCTGACCATATTGTCTATCAAGATATTGATGGCGAATTGGTGTTGCTAGATCTCAATCAGGGGGTGTATTACGGCCTAAAAGATGTGGGTAAGCGCTGTTGGGAATTGATTGCCGAGAACCAGGATCGGACTGGGATCATTGAGGCCGTAGTCCAGGAATATGATGTCTCCCCAGAATTGCTGATCAGTGATTTAGACACACTTCTGGCGGACTTTACAACCAAGGGCCTGGTGACAATAGCCGAATAG
- the trxA gene encoding thioredoxin, with protein MTTKQTFENFDDLVAQAQVPLLVDFYADWCGPCRMIAKVLEQVKQQLKSQVQIVKIDTERYPEIASQFQIYALPTLILFHRGQQVERIEGVQPPEALIAKVQALK; from the coding sequence ATGACCACGAAACAAACCTTTGAAAACTTTGATGATCTGGTGGCCCAGGCCCAGGTTCCTTTGTTGGTAGATTTTTATGCGGATTGGTGCGGCCCCTGCCGAATGATTGCCAAGGTCCTAGAGCAGGTGAAACAGCAACTTAAGTCCCAAGTCCAAATTGTTAAGATTGATACCGAGCGATACCCGGAGATTGCCAGCCAGTTCCAAATCTATGCCTTGCCGACTCTGATTTTGTTTCATCGGGGGCAACAAGTTGAACGCATTGAAGGAGTCCAGCCTCCAGAAGCCTTAATCGCCAAAGTCCAGGCCCTCAAGTAG